TTCCACCGAAGGCAGCTGTCGGGCCTCCTCGATGAGTGCGTTGCGCTGCGTTTCGTCAGAAACGTACAGGGGTTTAAGGCTATCTGTGCCGACTGGGTTGGTCATGGGGATTTTTTTAATAATTTTGATATAGCGAAATGTAACGACTGCCGACGCAGTTCGCAATCGAATCTGGTTTTAGGTGTATTCAGAGGGTTTATTAGCGTTGTTCGCTAGAGGCATCCCAGTAGAGCCATGTTGAGTTGTTCGAGGCGTTGCACGGTCGGTGGCATCTGCTGGCCGTCTGTTTTTACAAGCAACACGTTAACGATCTCCAATTGGTATTTTTGTGCGAGGCTTTGTGCGAGCGGTGATGCGGGATATTCCAGAGTTAATAAACAGGCCGCCGGGCTCGAATCAAGCTGGTTTTCGATTCGCTCGAGGTCCTTGAAGCCTCCGTGGCTATCGTGTTGATCGTGAATGGTTGCGATTGCCCTGAGATCCATGTCTGCTTCAAAATGGTTTGTAAAAGCATGATCGGCGATAAAGCGCGGATACTTATCTTGCCATTTAGCCTGTGTATCCTGGCGCCAGCGTGCTATCGCATTGGCCAGCTCGTTAGCACTCAGCCTGTATTGTGCCTGGTGCTTTGGATCCAGTTCCATCAGAGCGGTTGCGATGATTTCTATGCTGCGCAGTAACTGCTTCGGTGAATACCAGATGTGACCATCTCCGTTGTTGATGCCAAGTTCAGGTATCAGTTCAAGCGGGCGCGTCGAGCCTGGCAGAATTTCCGGCAATCGGTTAAATCCGGCTTCAAATTGACTTCCGATCCAGATCACCAGGTCAGCCTGTTGCAGCAGGCGCATATGTGAAGGCCTGAAGGCGAAGTGATGCGTGGAAATCGGGTCCTCGATAATTAAATCCGGCTCTGCAATGCCCTTCATTATTGACGCTGTCAGTTCTTGCAGCGGTACAATCGAGGTAACCACGCGGGGAGCCGCGGACACGGCAGCCGATTGCAGGCATAACAGCAGAATAATAAGACGCATGCGGCAGGAATGGTGGTGAAAGTTATAGTTACGTTATAATATAACATTATGTCCGCAAAAACTAAGTATCCCGATATCGCTTTTCGCAAGCACGACCATCGCCGCTGTCAGCGCCAGTTATTGTCCGAAGCCAGGCAGCTGTGTGATTTGCGCAAGCTGCGCCTGACGTCCCGGCGTCGGCAAGTGCTGGAAATCCTGCTCGTCAGTCACCAGCCCATGGGAGCTTACGATATCCTGGCAGAGCTTAACCGCGCTCATCCCGCCGAAAGAATTGCACCGCCCATCGTTTATCGCGCACTGGAGTTCCTGATGTCCGAAGGATTAATTCATCGGATCGAGAGTCTCAACGCGTTTATCTCCTGTGTGCATCCGGGGCATGAATGTACCGCTCAATTCCTGATCTGTCGGGATTGCGAGCAGGTGGCTGAACTCGAGAGCAGTAATCCCCCCTTGCTGATTGAAGCCAGTAACCTCGGATTTGCGGTAGACCACTCGGTGGTTGAGATTACCGGCGTGTGTGCGGAGTGTCGGAAACATGCAGGTTGAGTTATTGCTGCGTGCAAGCAATCTCAATTACGTGCAGGGTAAACGGCAGATCCTTGATGACATCAGCTTCGAACTGCGGCGCGCGGAGATCACTACGATCATCGGTCCGAACGGTGCCGGCAAGACCACGTTGACGAATATCGTTACCGGCCTGATTGACGATTTCGAGGGTGTAATAGAACGCGCACCTGATTTACGGATTGGCTACCTGCCGCAAAAAGTTTATGTCAATACGTTAATGCCGCTCAGCGTGAGACGCTTAATGCAATTAACTCATAACGCTAGCGAAAGCGAGATCGATCAGGCGTTGTCGCAGACCGAAGTAGCTTACCTGAAGCAGCGCCAGGTGCGTTCGTTATCCGAGGGCGAGTTAAAACGAGTATTGCTGGCCCGCACGACCCTCGGACAACCTGACATGCTCGTACTGGACGAGCCGACTGCGGGTGTCGACGTCAGCGGAGAGATCAGAATGTACCAGTTGATCGTTGAACTGCGCTCCCAACTGCAGTGCGCAGTGTTACTGGTGTCGCATGACCTGCACCTGGTGATGTCGCAAACCGACCAGGTGTTGTGCCTGAATCAGCACCTGTGCTGCTCCGGGTTGCCCGAATCGGTTAGCCAGCATCCGGAATACCTGGCGCTGTTCGGGCAGCAGGCTTCAGATTCAATTGCGATCTACGCGCATCATCACGACCACGAGCACGATGTCGACGTTGAGTCGGCGGGGCATCGTCATGACTGAGTGGCTCGACGATTTCATGGTGCGCGCCGTGATTGCCGGCCTCATCATGGTTACGATTGCGGCGCCCATGGGATGCCTGATGGTATGGCAGCGACTGGCATTCCTCAGTGATACCCTGGGACATGCCGCGGTCATGGGCGTAGGTCTTGGCCTGTTGCTGCAGGTGCAGCCGATTTTTGGTGTACTGGCGGTCGCCTTGTTGATCGTGTATTTGCTGAGCCGGGTAACCAGTTTCAATACCGCGCTTTCCGAGACCACGCTCGCAATCATTTCCCATACAGGACTTGCAGGCGGCATTATCCTGGTGGGCTTGTTGCCGGCAAATACTGTTAATCTCGAGGCGATACTGTTTGGCGACCTGCTCGCTACAACGACCACCGATTTGGCGACATTACTGATAACGACTGTACTGTTGTTGTTTGTGTTGCTGCACCACTGGCGAGGGTTTGTCGCGGTCTCGGTTAGTCGCGAAATGGCCCAGGCCGAGGGCATCGAGGTGCGCAAGGTCCAGTTCCTGATGTACATCATGATTGCGCTGCTGGTCGCGGTGATGATGAAGGTTATGGGTGTGCTGCTGATTGCAGCAATGCTGGTCATACCGACCACCAGTGCCCGCCTGCTCAGTCGCAGCCCGGAACAAATGGTATTGGTCAGTGCGCTTTACGGCCTTGGCGCGCTTGTCGGCGGTATCAGCGGCTCGTTCCATTTCGACTGGCAGACCGGTCCCGCTATCGTCGTCAGCGCTACCGCGTTACTGCTGGTGACGCTCGCCGTCACCCGCAGCTTCAAGCCTTATTTCAATTAGTCCCTCCGATTTGGCGCGGGCATCGTAAATTGTTTGCGAGAACGCCGTGAATACTTCCATGTAGGCTCGCGCGCAACATCCCTGTTGCGCAGCGTCTCGCAAACAATTTACGATGCCCGCGCCTTTACAACTAGCGAACCCAGGCCCTCCCCGGATTATGTTCGCAAAAGTGTAGCGCGGCAGGGATGCCGCGCTCCAAGCAATTCCATGGATGGACCAACCGGCGCTTGCGCCGGTTGGGAGCGTCTTTTGCGAACATAATCCGGGGAGGGCAAGGTGCCTGGATCAATTTGTGACGGCGAGGGGTCTAAGGCATTGACCTGCGGGCTGGCAGCCGCTAGAATTCGCCACCTTTTTCAGTATTGCATCGGAGCCACACATGTACGCTGTCATCGCCACCGGCGGAAAACAGTACAAGGTAACCAAGGGTGAAACC
This Gammaproteobacteria bacterium DNA region includes the following protein-coding sequences:
- a CDS encoding zinc ABC transporter substrate-binding protein, which translates into the protein MRLIILLLCLQSAAVSAAPRVVTSIVPLQELTASIMKGIAEPDLIIEDPISTHHFAFRPSHMRLLQQADLVIWIGSQFEAGFNRLPEILPGSTRPLELIPELGINNGDGHIWYSPKQLLRSIEIIATALMELDPKHQAQYRLSANELANAIARWRQDTQAKWQDKYPRFIADHAFTNHFEADMDLRAIATIHDQHDSHGGFKDLERIENQLDSSPAACLLTLEYPASPLAQSLAQKYQLEIVNVLLVKTDGQQMPPTVQRLEQLNMALLGCL
- a CDS encoding transcriptional repressor encodes the protein MSAKTKYPDIAFRKHDHRRCQRQLLSEARQLCDLRKLRLTSRRRQVLEILLVSHQPMGAYDILAELNRAHPAERIAPPIVYRALEFLMSEGLIHRIESLNAFISCVHPGHECTAQFLICRDCEQVAELESSNPPLLIEASNLGFAVDHSVVEITGVCAECRKHAG
- a CDS encoding ATP-binding cassette domain-containing protein; translation: MQVELLLRASNLNYVQGKRQILDDISFELRRAEITTIIGPNGAGKTTLTNIVTGLIDDFEGVIERAPDLRIGYLPQKVYVNTLMPLSVRRLMQLTHNASESEIDQALSQTEVAYLKQRQVRSLSEGELKRVLLARTTLGQPDMLVLDEPTAGVDVSGEIRMYQLIVELRSQLQCAVLLVSHDLHLVMSQTDQVLCLNQHLCCSGLPESVSQHPEYLALFGQQASDSIAIYAHHHDHEHDVDVESAGHRHD
- a CDS encoding metal ABC transporter permease, producing the protein MTEWLDDFMVRAVIAGLIMVTIAAPMGCLMVWQRLAFLSDTLGHAAVMGVGLGLLLQVQPIFGVLAVALLIVYLLSRVTSFNTALSETTLAIISHTGLAGGIILVGLLPANTVNLEAILFGDLLATTTTDLATLLITTVLLLFVLLHHWRGFVAVSVSREMAQAEGIEVRKVQFLMYIMIALLVAVMMKVMGVLLIAAMLVIPTTSARLLSRSPEQMVLVSALYGLGALVGGISGSFHFDWQTGPAIVVSATALLLVTLAVTRSFKPYFN